Part of the Ignavibacterium album JCM 16511 genome, AAAATTAAATTTGTCTATTAAACTGAAGCTATCTCATTCTTTTGTAAAACTGAACAAGTAAAAGCAAATCAAATTCAGGAATGAGACAGCTTCATTTGGAATAAAAAATTTATTTCAGATAAATTAATTTTTTCGTATCAGTAAAAATTCTTGAAGTGTTTTCAGAATTGTTAAATATCTCCAGTTTATAAAAATAAATTCCACTTGAGTTAATCGAAGTTAATTTGTTTAAATCGAGTTGCAGCGTATAGGTACCGGGCTCGTTATATCTTTCATAAAACTGAGAAATCTCTTGTCCGAGTGAGTTGAAAATTTTTAATCTTGTTAATCCGGAAACAGAAGCATGCCAAACTATATTCGTGATTGCATTAAAAGGGTTAGGATAATTTTGAAATAAGACAGTACTGGTAGGTACTGGAACTTCAACTAAAATTTTATCAGATAGTTTATAGCTTCCATCGAAATCAATTTGTTTTAATCTATACCAGTATTTTCCTGAAGAGAGATCCTGATCCACAAAAGAATAATTTATAAGCTCGGTTGAATTTCCTTTGCCATCAACAAAGCCAATTGATTCCCATTTACTTTCGGATTCATCACCGGATGAAGACTTCAGAATTTCGAAACCTTTATTATTTGTTTCAGATGCGGTTTGCCATTTCAAATAAACTCTATCAACATCGAAATATGCTAAGAAAGAATTTAATTCAACCGGAATAGGTTGATCACTTTTGAATACTCCACCTCCGAAAGAGCCAATAAAAACAGTTCCATTCGGTGCAATTGCAATAGCCCGGACATCAAGATTTGTTAGTCCATTATTTACGGTTGCCCAGGTATCTCCATTATCAGTTGAACGATATAAACCATTTGCATATGGTGCTGCATAAATATATCCAAAAGTTGTTGATGCAGTTGTCCAAACACTCGAAATTCCTGGTGCTAACTGAAAGGTATTTCCAAAATCAGTTGAAAGGTAAAGACCACCGGTATGCACCGCTGCAATTACATTGTAAACCGGATTATTCATTGCAAATCCTTCACCCCATCCGGAAGTAATCGAAGTAGCAGTCCAATTGTCTCCATTATCAGTTGACCTGAATACACCGTCATAAGTACCAGCAAATATGTAACCGTTAGCAGCAACTGCAAGAGCTAAAATATTATAACTTGTAAGTCCGTTGTTTACCAAAGTCCAGTTGTTTCCGTTATCAGTTGACCGGTAAATGCCAGAACCACCTGAACCGGCGAATACATAATTATTTGCCGGATTAACTGCTACGGAAAATAGGACTGAATTTGTGATGCCATTATTTATTTGAGTCCAATTCAGACCATTATTGGTTGAGCGGAACATTCCACCACCCCAGGTTGCAGCGAATAAAGTTCCTGATGTATTTTTTGCCAATCCATAAATGCTTGTTGATGAAAGTCCGTTACTTCTGACTAACCAGGTATTGCCATAATCTGTAGATAAATAAACTCCATCGGAATATAAAGTACCGACAAAAAGGTAATTATTCGTTTCATCAAATAACATACATTTTACATAATTTGAATCCAATGGGGTTTGCTGCCAGGTTTGTGGGAAAGCCTTGGAAAGCAGAGCCAAGAGCATCAGGCAAGTAAAAAAAATTTTCATTGTTTCCTCCGTGATTAATGGTTAAACATAATGAAATTTTTTAAAGGGATTAATTAACTATTAAAAATTAAATTTTAATTATTAATTTTTCAACCTCATCCCCCCAATTAAGAGTCTGTGATGCTTTCCGGCAATTTAATTTAAGTTGAAAATAAAGGTTTTTATCAGTTGATAATTTTGATAATACATTTATCAATTCATTTATTTTACCTTCTGGAATTGTAAATCCCACTTCAAATTCTTCAATAATTTTTTTCATCTGAGGAAGATCTGTAGTAATCACAGGAATTTCAGCCATAATGTATTCAAACAGTTTATTCGGAAGTGCGTAATAATAACTCATGCTTACATTTTCTATAAGTGATAAACCTGCAAATGCACCTGCAGTGTAATCCAAAAGTTTTTCTTGAGGAATTTTTCCGATGAAAAAAACTTTGTTATCAAGTCCCATTTTATTTGAAAGATTTTTATAGTAACTGAGCATTTCACCACTTCCAAGAATTACAAGAACAAAATCATCAGAAGTCTGAAGAAATTCAAAAATCATTTTCAGTCCTCGTCCGTGCAGAACAACTCCCTGATATAACAAAACTTTTTTTGACTTGTCTATTCCGAGCAAAGAATAATAATCTACCGGAGAATCTGATTTTTTATACAAAGGAAGATTCCTGATAACCAAATCATTATGAAGATTATATCGTCTTCTGATAAACTCAGAGTCCATTTCACCAGTTGTCAATATCAAATCAGCTTTCCTGATAAATAATTTTTCAATTGTACTCCAGAATCTCTGAATTAGTTTTTTATTTTTAAGTCCGGCAAGAAATCCAAACAACTCTCTGCAATCATAAATAACTTTCGCACCTTTGATTTTACCGGCAATTATGCAAACGGGAAGACAGTATAGATCTTCAGCAAAAATTATATCAAATTTTTTTGAGAGCACTTTTAGTTTCAGCAGGGAATAGAACTTCAAATAAAAAAATATTGAAAGAGATTTTTTGGAAAGTTTGTAAACGGTTTTTTTACCTTTAACAGATGCGAAATTCTCAGTCAGCCAGTCAAATCCTATAAAGTCAACATCATATCCTTTTGAAGTAAATGAATCGAACAGATTATTACATCTCGTATCGTAATTGATGTTACCTAAAAAAGTGATGAGAACTTTTTTTTTCTCAGACATTATAATCTTAATAAGTGTACTTTAAAGTATTTCTCATTACTGTCCGAGCATCAAACTTTTCTTTAAAATCAATTAAGCTGATGCTGGGAGTCATAGGATTGGCTGCTTTTGTATCCTGCGAAACTCCAATATCAACATACTGATATCCGTTTTCAGTTGACCACTTGACTACTTCGTACATTACACGATGAATTGGTTTGAGATGTTCATATTCGTAAAGAAGCATATTATAAAAACAAAGTGTAACAATTTCATTACAGATAAAAAGATTTGAACCAGCGATAGGTTTATCTTTATAATAAACCATAAATAATTTCAGGTTATCGGGAAGTAATTCTTTCAGTTTCAATAAATCTTCATAAGTGTGAGTTGGTTTAACTCCATGTCGTGCTTTGTTATCGACCAGAATGGGATAAAATTCATCGTAACGGTCATTCATTTCTACTCTGATGTCTGGGTCTTTCAAAGTTTTTCGGATATTTCTTCTTACAGTCTGTTGAAACCTGGAGATGATATCTTTATCAGGAAAAAGTTTTATTGCACTAGATATGTAATGCAAATCATATTTGAATCCGAGCCAGAGCATTGCAAAATCAAGGTTTTCATTCGGATATCTTTCATAAACTCTTGGAGCTGAAGTCAGCAGAATTTCTTTCCAACCTTTAGCTTTTCCGTAATCTATCAATGTCTGAACAATTTCTAATGCCTTTGTGAACTTAACATCTTTTGTTACAATCGAACCATAACTTGCACCAATTGGTGATTCGAATAAAGTTCCATTAATTACAGAGCCCGGAAGAACAGCAACGATGTTACCTTTTTCAAGAAAGATTAAATGATTAAAATTAAATTTGCCCGGCTTGTGGTAATCAAAAAATTTTTGTAAATGAAACATTGTTCCGTTGTTTGATTCAAGAACAAACTGATCCCATTTGTCTTTCCATTCGGGAGAGTATTCTATTATTTCCATAATCCTAACTTCATTATTTTTTTCTGCCAAAGTTACAAAATCTAACTAAGTTTTTAGAGGGCTATTTGATTATATTTTCAAGTGAACATAAAAAAATTTAAGCAATGAATAAAATCTCTGTAATTATAATTACTAAAAATGAAGCCGAGAACATCTCTGAATGCCTGAATTCAGTTAAATGGGCTGATGAGATTATTGTCGTTGATTCGGGAAGTAATGATGAAACTATATCTATTGCAAAACAATTCACTGATAAAGTAATATTTAATGAATGGAAAGGATTTGCAGCTCAGAAAACTTTTGCATTAAATCTTGCACAGAATGATTGGGTTCTGAGTCTGGATGCCGATGAGCGTGTTACTGAAGAACTGAAGGATGAAATTCTTAATTCAAATCTTGAGAAGTTTGATGGATACAGAATTAAAAGAGATAACTATTTTCTCGGCAAATTAATTCGTGGCTGCGGGTGGGGAAATGATTATCAACTGAGACTTTTCAAAAAATCAGAAACTAAACTTACTGATCGGCTTGTTCACGAAGGTTTCGAAGTTGAGGGCAATGTTGGTCAACTTAAAAATTCAATGCTTCATTTTTCATATCGGAATTTCAGTGATGCTTTTACAAAGATAAATCATTATTCAACACTTGAAGCAATCGAAAAGCAAAATAAAAAAAGAGTAAATGCATTCACCATTGTTCTTACTCCGTTGGCAGCATTTCTTCAGCATTTTATTTTTCGAAAAGGATTTATTGATGGAATTTATGGATTGTTCGTTTCTGTTATGCACGCAATTACAAAACTTCAGGTTCAGTTAAAAATATGGGAACTGAAAAAAAAGAAACAAATCAGTTAAGATTTTTAATTACAAGAATTGATCGCATTGGTGATGTAGTTCTTTCAACACCGTTGCCAAGGGAAATAAAAAGAGTTTATCCTGATAGTTTTGTTGCAATGCTTGTTCGTGAATACACAAAAGATATATACCTCAATAATCCCTATGTAGATGAAATAATTATTTATAATGATAAAGAAAAATCCTTTGAGTTCTTCATAAAACAAATTCAATTAATCCGCTCATTCAGATTTACTCACGCATTTATGCTTCTTCCTGATGAACGGTTAAATTACATTTTGTTTTTTGCCGGAATTCCTTACCGTGTTGGAGTCGGACATAAAATTTTCCAGATGCTTACTTTTACAAGATTTGTCGATAGAAAAAAATACAATCCTCTCAGACACGAAGCTGATTATGCGCTTGATATGATACGAAAGGTCGGGATTGAACCAAAATCACTCGAACCCGAAATTTATCTTACTGATAATGAAAAAGAAGAAGCAAAGAAATTTCGAAGTGAAATTGCAAATGATAAAATACTTGTAGGGATTAATACTACAAGCGGAAACTCTGCACCAAATCTATTTCCTTCTGAATATAGAAAATTAATCGAAAGACTTTCTGAAGAAAGTAAGTTGAAGTTAATCATAACAGATAAACAACCACCAGATGAAATTTTAAAGTTAAAAGAATTTGAATTCCCATTCATCAACAACTCACTCCGCGAGGCAATTATAAAATTCAGTGCACTTGATTTACTTGTATCCAATAGTACAGGACCGATGCATATTTGTGCTGCACTGAAAGTTCCGACACTTTCATTGTTTTGTCCGTTAACTGCCTGTTCGCCAAAATTGTGGGGACCATTAGGTAATAAATCAAAAATTATTTTACCAAAAGAAATTTATTGTCAAACACAATGTCCCGGCGACCCAAAGCTTTGCAGATATGAAGGCGATAGTGGAATTAACGCTGATTCAATTTCAATAATGATCAAATCATTTTTAGAAATTGATCAATGATGAAGATTTTAATCGCGCCAAATAGTTTCAAAGAAAGTTTATCGTCAATTAAGATAGCAGAGATTATCGCAAAGGAATTATCAAATGAAAAAAACTTTCAGCTTTCTGTATTACCATTAAGCGATGGCGGTGATGGTTTTTTAGAGGTTATAAAGTTTATTTCTGGTAATGAAATTATTGAACAAAAGTTTTCAATTGAATTTGCGGGTGAAAAATTCATTGCTCCCGTTATTTTTAATAAATCAACCAAAGAAGTTTTTATCGAATCTGCAGAAATAATCGGATTAAAAAAACTGCCACAGCAAAAACGGAATCCTTTAAAACTTAACACATTTCCTTTAGGTAGATTGATTCAGGATTTATTGAAATCAAAAAATTCATATTCTGTTCCTTTTTTTGAAAAGATTGTAATTGGAGTTGGCGGAACATCTACGATTGATTTTGGACTTGGAGCAGTGAATGCTTTGGGAATTAAATTTTTGGATAACTACGGAAGAGAAGTCGAACCAATTCCAGCTAACTTTAGCTTAATCTCTGAAATAATATTTCCATCTTCATTCAGTCATCCAACCATTCAATCGTCCAATCATTCAATGACTCAACCATTTACTCAATCAAAGATGCAATGTATTGTTGATGTTCAAACTCCTCTGTTAGGTTACAACTCAGCAATTGATTTATATGGACCGCAAAAAGGAGCAACTAAGGAAGACCTTGATATTATTAAGAAGGGAATTGAAATCATCATTGAATTAATGATTAAGAAAAATCTGATTTCCGATTTTTCATCAATAAATGGAGCCGGTGGAGGATTAGCTGCCGGATTAAAAATATTTTTTAATGCTGATATTTTATCTTCCAGAGATTTTATTATTGAAAATATTTTTCGTGAAAGAAACTTATCTGAAGTCGATTATTTGATCACTGGTGAAGGGAAGTTTGATATTCAATCATTTGAAGGAAAAGCAACTGGAGAATTAATTAAAAAATTTTCTGATAAAGTTAAACGAATATTTTTAGTAAGTGGAAAAATCGAAGACGATGTGAAAAATCTGTTACCTGAAGATGTTCAATGTTTTCAATTGATTGATTTATTTAAGGATGAAAAGGAATCTTTATTGAAGCCAGAATTCGGATTGAAAATTATATCAAAACAAATAAAGTCTTATTTAAAAAATGAAATATGAAGATCTTTATTTTATAAAAATTTATTATAACCTCGGATTGCATTTAAAGATGTAAGGAGTGAACTTCTGTTCGCTCCGCCTTAATGAATCAGTAATGTGTCTGACCTATTCCATTATAAGTTTTCTCACTTATACCATATTCCCTTATACCTCTTTCCCGTCGTAATAATATATATACTTTGAATTGTGAAAGTAAATTATCTTTTTTTATCTGGTTTTTGAATTAACGATAAACTAATTTTCTTTTGTACGGTGTTTGTATTATTGATAACAGCAACGGAAAAATTGTTATGCTAATAAATTATAAGTCAATCAATCAATCGATAATTCATTCAATCATTCAACCATTCATTCATTCAATCACTCAACCATTTCTACGCTCTGTTGTGTTATTCCTTTTTTTAAGTATGACTATACTGCTATTTGGTTGCAAGCAAACCACAGAACCGAAGCTTGAGCCGGAGCTTAAACTTGAGCTTGAGGATGTAAGCTGCACAGAAGCTTGGATAAACCTTAGGATTACAAACCTCCAATTGCCTGCAAATGTTACACTGTACAAAAACAGTGTAGCACAGAATAATATTCTGTGCTACGGTGATACTTTGCTATATGTAGATTCCCTGCTGCCAAACCAGACATATAAATTTAAATCAATTGTCCAATCATCCAATCAACAAATCATTACCTCGAGCAATGAGCTTACGGTAACAACGATGGACACGACGAGTCACGAGTTTACCTGGCAGAGCTGGGAGTTTGGGCAGCACAGCAGCAGCACGCTTTATGATGTAGCCATAATAGATGAAAACAACATTTGGGCAGTGGGTGAGATATATATGAATGATTCACTTGGCAGACCCGACCCGAATGCATACAACGCAGTCCACTGGGATGGAACTAAGTGGGAATTGAAGAGAATACCAATTTATCTTCCTAGCGGTTATCCATTTTATCCAGAGATTAAATCGGTTTTTGCATTCAATTCAAATGATATATGGTTTGAAGCAGGTATTCATTGGGATGGAAATTCATTTAAGCAAATTCCATTTAATATTCAATGGTCAGGTAATGTCAACAAACTCTGGGGCAGCTCGAGCAGTGATTTATACGCAGTAGGCAACAATGGCAACATAGCGCATTGGGATGGAAGAAAATGGACGAAGATAGAAAGCGGGACAACACTGAATATAAATGATATATGGGGAGATTATAATGAAAAGACAGGTCAGTGGGAAATACTGGCAGTTGCAGCCAACTACGGTAGTAATTTAGAAAAGGAAATTCTTTTATTAGAAAATAATCATATTCAAAAATTATCAACAGAATCAAATCCCTTGATGGAACCATTGCTAACAACTTGGTTTGTACCGAACAGACAATATTATGTAGCAGGAGCTGGAATTTATCAAAAACATTTATTGAAAGATAGTAAATGGAAAAATAACTTATTTAATATAACAACTTTTGCTACGACTTCGATCCGAGGAAACAATATAAATGATATAATAGGAGTGGGAGCTTTTGGCGATTTTGTTCACTTTAATGGAATTAATTGGAAAAATAATTACGCACAACCTTCACTAAGTAACGGTTCCTATTCAAAAGTAGCATTAAAAGGAAATCTTATCGTTGCAGTCGGGGGAAATTATACATCAATAAATTCAGTAGCTGTAATTCTTTTGGGAAGGAGGTGAGAAAAATGAACAAGAGACCGCCATTAAATTAAAAGAGTAACGGTGCTGTAACACCGCCAATCATAAATCAAATAATAGGCAGCTAGCTTTCTAAAATTTATAAGATATAAGATATGAGAAATAAATAATGTAAAACACCCTTTAATTAAAAGTAAGGAAATTAAAAATGAAACCAATTTTCAAAACATTAGCCATCATTTTAATAACAATAACACCAATTTTATTAAAAGGTCAACATACATTCTCTTCAAAAGAGACCTTGTTCACAAATTGGATTAAACGCGATGGACAGGCTTCTTATGTCTGGGGAAATAATACGCATCGTGTGGGAGCGTTATACCAAACTTATTGGTATGAAATTAGGAATTTCGCTTGTTGGCAATGGACTTACGATGAAATACCTACAGAAGCAACTGTAACAAGCGTTACATTAAAGTTTAGAGCTTATAAAGGGAATTATCAAGATAATTTTACATTTTCCTTGCATAATATTCCATATATACTAAATTCACCTAATATTGATTTCTTTAATGAAAGCAATTATAACCAAATATATTTATCTCCTACACTCACACCAGATGCGAATCACAATGTTTTCATCAATCAAACATTTACTGCACAAACTCCAGTTGGTCAAGGATGGGAGGTTTGGAATGCTGTTAATAATGCAGTTAAATCTGGCAATTACTTTTTAACTTTAGGGATAAGAGAGAGAATTAATTTATTATTACCTCATTGGACAATTTCTGGTTATGATTTATCTGTTCCAACAACCCAACCCTGTATTGAGCTAACGATTATTTATGAATTGCCTAATACAAGCGTAACGGTTGATCAGAGATTGTCAAATGAAACAAGTGTTGATTCTGTAGGACTTTGGAATAAATTAAACAGTAGTTTTGAAAAGTATTCTGTGCCTCATACTTTTGATTGGGAGGTAATAAGTAATACAAAAAAAACTTTACTTGCAAATCAGAATTTGTTAAGTTATCAAAAATACATTCATTGGGAAAATAATAGCCAAATAGATAACAATGTCGTTAATCATAAAACTTTCCAAATTTATACATATACGAGTAATTTAACTTCACGATTAAACTCCACACAACCAGACATAACAATTATAAATGAATTCCTGGAATCACCTGGGTTAAATCCCATAAATGATAGCATTCACTTCAAAGACCCTTGGCTTATCGATTTCCCTGATCCGCTATATGGAAATGCTTTGCGTAATAGAGGAATGGATGCACCATTCAAACAAAGACCATCGCCATTTTATCCCGATTACACAACAAGCTACTACGGTGATGTTTACAAAGGCGTCTTCTTAAATCAAGGTATTACGCCTCAAGGTCAATGGCAACCACCCTATTACTCCGTAAAAGCAGATGCAGTGCAGGATATACCACTATCGCAAACCGGCAGAACACACAGGTTTTATTTTCAAGGCTGGAGTGCAAGCCCGCTGGGCAGTGCGGAGTTTCAATATCCTGATTCACTTGAAACACCGGTTGTCTTTAAGCAGGAAGGAGCAACAGTTCAGGCAAATCTTAAAGGCACGCAGTTAAGCAATAACAGCAATGCATACTCAAAAGGCAGCCAGAGGAAGTTTGTCTAAAACCATTTTAATTATTCAGCTTTAACTTCAGGATTATCCAATCTAATTCTAATCTGCGCAATCAACTGATTCATAATTCAAATTAAATCCCAAAGGGATGAAATATTTATAGAAGAATAAACCAAAAAAAACAAAAACCCCAAAGGGGTGAAATAATAATCAATTGATATAGCATACAGATAAGCTCACTGCAGGTTCTTTTGTATCAAGTAAGAAGATGATGGAGATATAATGATAAAGGACTTACTTTATTGGAAAAAACCTCCGCGGTTTTTAAAGCTACGGAGGTTTGATGTTCCGATTTAAAGAATTACTTTCCGCCTTCTGCTCTTGCACCAAGTTCTCTGTCAAGCATATAAAGTCCACTTTTATTATCACCAATGAGTTCAAGCTTTGAGATAATGTCTTCAACAGTTGTTACTTCCTCAACCTGCTCGGTAACAAACCATTGAAGAAAATTATTTGTTGCGTAATCTTTTTCCTGCATTGCAGAATCCACAAGTTTATTAATCAAAGAGGTAATTTTCTTTTCATGTTCAAGTGTATCTTTCCAGACTTCCATTATTGATTTCCAATTTGTTTTAGGAGAATCAATCTGAGTGAGAGTTACTTTTCCATTAACAGAATTTATAAAATCATAAAACTTCATTGCGTGCATATATTCTTCCTGAGATTGAACTCTCATCCAACCGGCAAATCCTTTCAGATTTTTTTCTTCGAAATGTGCAGCCATCGAAAGATAGAGATATGAAGAATATAATTCTTCGTTGAGATGCTTGTTAAGTGCCTTAAGCATTTTATCGGATAACATAACGACCTCGTGATTTGTTTGAAATTTATACCCAAATATAATCGAAAAATGACTAATAAATCGAATTGGAATTTCAGCAATCTTAACTATAAAATGGCGTTAAAATCGTTTATGATCTTTATCATCGAATGAAGCAAATGAATTGATAATCAGCAGAGCATTGGCTAATTTTGGAACGCAATTTTATTAAGACAATCACATTAAGAAAAGGAGTTAATTATGGCTGTTAAAGTAGCAATTAACGGATTCGGAAGAATCGGCAGATTAATTTTAAGAGCAATGGCTGATAGAAATCTTCTTGGAAAAGAAGTTGACATTGTTGCTTTGGTAGATATCACCAACGATGCAAAATATTTTGCATACCAGCTTAAATATGATTCTGTTCATGGAACATTTAAAGGAGAAATTTCTTCAAAGAAAAGCAAACCTGAATTAGAGCACGATGATGTTCTTGTCATTAACGGCGAAGAAACTCAATGTATTCTGGCTACAAAAGATCCCTCTCAACTGCCCTGGAAAGATTTGGGAGTAGATTATGTTTTTGAAGCAACCGGTTTATTCACCGATTCTGAAAAAGCAAAAGGTCACTTAGCCGCTGGTGCAAAGAAAGTTATAATTACTGCGCCTGGTAAAGGAGATGTTAAAACAGTAGTAATGGGTGTTAATGATAATGAACTTAAACCTGAACATACAATTATTTCAAACGCTTCCTGTACTACAAACTGCCTTGCACCGGTTGTACATGTTTTATTGAAAGAAGGAATCGGAGTTGAAGTAGGAATAATGACAACAATTCATTCATATACTGCCACACAAAAAACAGTAGATGGTCCATCTAAGAAAGACTGGAGAGGTGGTAGAGCAGCTGCAATCAATATTATCCCTTCAACAACGGGCGCTGCTAAAGCTGTTGGAGAAGTTCTTCCTCAGGTTAAAGGAAAACTTACCGGAATGTCTTTCCGTGTTCCGACTGCAAATGTTTCTGTGGTTGATTTAACTTTCCGTTCCGTTAAGGAAACTTCAATAAAAGAAATCGATGAGCTTTTGAAAAAAGCATCTCAGACTTATATGAAAGGTATTCTCGGTTATACTGATGAAGAATTGGTTTCAACCGATTTCAATCACGATGAAAGATCATCAATATATGATTCGCTGGCAACATTACAGAATAACTTTAAAGATGAGAAGAGATTCTTTAAAATTGTTTCATGGTATGATAACGAGTGGGGTTATTCAAACAGATGTGTTGACTTACTTATGAAGTTAATTAAAATGTAATTTGAAATATTTCCTGTTTGAAAAGTCATTGCCCGGAACAATTTGAGAGCAATGACTTTTCTTATAAAATCTGAAACTTATTTCAGGGGTTTAATATGAATAAACTGACAATTGATAAAGTTGAATTAAAAGGTAAAAGAGTTCTTGTTCGAGTTGATTTTAATGTGCCTCTGGACGAGAACCTGAATATCACCGATGACACAAGAATTGTTGAATCATTACCAACCATAAAGAAAATTATTTCCGAAGGTGGAAAAGCAATTCTGATGAGTCATTTAGGTCGTCCAAAAGGTGGACCAAATCCCAAGTACAGCTTGAAACCAACTGCTAAACGACTTAGCGAGCTTTTAGGTAAAGAAGTTAAACTTGCACCTGATTGTGTCGGTGATGAAGTCAAAGCAATGGTTAGCCAGATGAAAGATGGAGATGTATTAATTCTTGAAAATGTACGATTCCATCCAGAAGAAGAAAAAAACGTTCCTGAATTTGCTAAAAAATTAGCTGAGCTTGGAGATGTTTATATTAACGATGCTTTTGGTAGCGCACACAGAGCTCATGCTTCAACCGAAGGAGTGACTAAATTTATTAAAGTTTGTGCTGCTGGCTATCTTATGCAAAAAGAATTAGAATATCTTGGTGCCGCAGTTTCTAATCCTAAAAGACCTTATGTTGCAATTTTAGGTGGAGCAAAAATTTCCGGCAAAATAGATGTCATCAATAATCTTTTAGACAAGGTTGATACTCTTATTATTGGTGGCGGAATGGCTTTTACATTTTTCAAAGCTCAGGGTAAAGAAATTGGCAAATCACTACTTGAAGAAGAAAAGATTGAATTAGCAAAAGAAGTTTTACAAAAAGTTAAAAGCACAGGTGTAAAGTTTTTATTACCAATTGATGTAGTTGTTGCTTCTGAATTTAATAACGATTCACCGGCAGAAGTTGTTAGTGTTGATTCGATTCCTTCCGACAAAATGGGATTGGATATAGGTCCTGAAACTATTAAGTTATTCAAAGAAGAAATATTGAAAGCTAAGACAGTTGTTTGGAACGGACCGATGGGTGTTTTTGAATTTGATAATTTTGCCAAAGGAACTTTCGCAATTGCACAGGCATTGGTTGAAGCTACTTCAAACGGGGTGATTACAGTAAT contains:
- a CDS encoding phosphoglycerate kinase; its protein translation is MNKLTIDKVELKGKRVLVRVDFNVPLDENLNITDDTRIVESLPTIKKIISEGGKAILMSHLGRPKGGPNPKYSLKPTAKRLSELLGKEVKLAPDCVGDEVKAMVSQMKDGDVLILENVRFHPEEEKNVPEFAKKLAELGDVYINDAFGSAHRAHASTEGVTKFIKVCAAGYLMQKELEYLGAAVSNPKRPYVAILGGAKISGKIDVINNLLDKVDTLIIGGGMAFTFFKAQGKEIGKSLLEEEKIELAKEVLQKVKSTGVKFLLPIDVVVASEFNNDSPAEVVSVDSIPSDKMGLDIGPETIKLFKEEILKAKTVVWNGPMGVFEFDNFAKGTFAIAQALVEATSNGVITVIGGGDSAAAIAKAGLKDKVSHVSTGGGASLEFLEGKILPGVAALNDAN
- the gap gene encoding type I glyceraldehyde-3-phosphate dehydrogenase, whose amino-acid sequence is MAVKVAINGFGRIGRLILRAMADRNLLGKEVDIVALVDITNDAKYFAYQLKYDSVHGTFKGEISSKKSKPELEHDDVLVINGEETQCILATKDPSQLPWKDLGVDYVFEATGLFTDSEKAKGHLAAGAKKVIITAPGKGDVKTVVMGVNDNELKPEHTIISNASCTTNCLAPVVHVLLKEGIGVEVGIMTTIHSYTATQKTVDGPSKKDWRGGRAAAINIIPSTTGAAKAVGEVLPQVKGKLTGMSFRVPTANVSVVDLTFRSVKETSIKEIDELLKKASQTYMKGILGYTDEELVSTDFNHDERSSIYDSLATLQNNFKDEKRFFKIVSWYDNEWGYSNRCVDLLMKLIKM